One stretch of Castor canadensis chromosome 14, mCasCan1.hap1v2, whole genome shotgun sequence DNA includes these proteins:
- the Esco2 gene encoding N-acetyltransferase ESCO2 isoform X1 has product MAALTPRKRKQHFLNYDSLSSDIPSKKLILNFSESLFPSPNKKHACQSSDKKEEKLYCSQQGHFISSPLKTTKRNRLPPANHSSPFKSAVSAVSFYNKDKWYLNPLERKLIRESRGIYLKTSSKDKSFPGMTEKMQGKPVFTKKRNKKPQKSLTAKYQPSYKHIKPVSRGSKTSKQNQKVYKPVVEKENNSYPAENNPDTPRVLSQKTKPQVTLQGGAAFFVSRKKFSQKCSLEDKPSLGITQNNKSEASEGSATEALCERKAFVENQVPKCLSFEKKLNIELPSARSENEKLIKGSSGAIVSSKEYKLDKNNHFPSENSVENKTISSESIVYPIFSVSTINTKRCLADEQSSMGSITCPNFLKQTNIQKNMNNRDTNKETKEQLIIDAGQKHFGTTVCKSCGMIYTASNPEDEMQHVQHHQRFLEGIKYVSWKKERVVAEFWDGKIVLVLPRDPSYALRKVEDVQELVDHELGFQKVVPKCPNKTKTFLFISDEKRVVGCLIAEPIKQAFRVLSEPSGSESSGSKECSRAWQCSNVPEPAICGISRIWVFRLKRRKRIARRLVDTVRNCFMFGCFLSTNEIAFSDPTPDGKLFATKYCNTPNFLVYNYNG; this is encoded by the exons ATGGCAGCTTTAACTCCAAGGAAGAGGAAGCAGCATTTTTTGAACTATGACAG CCTATCATCAGATATTCcatcaaagaaattaattttgaacTTTTCTGAAAGTCTGTTTCCATCACCTAATAAAAAGCATGCTTGTCAAAGCAgtgataaaaaggaagaaaagttgtATTGCTCTCAACAAGGTCATTTCATTTCAAGTCCACttaaaacaactaaaagaaataGATTGCcacctgcaaatcacagttcacCATTTAAATCTGCTGTGTCGGCTGTATCTTTTTACAATAAAGACAAGTGGTACCTCAATCCACTGGAGAGAAAGCTTATAAGAGAGAGTAGAGGCATTTATCTAAAGACTAGTAGTAAAGATAAATCTTTTCCTGGTATGACAGAAAAAATGCAGGGAAAACCAGTCTTTACCAAGAAGAGGAACAAAAAACCACAGAAGAGTCTGACTGCTAAGTATCAACCAAGTTATAAGCACATCAAGCCTGTATCGAGAGGTTCTAAAACTTCCAAGCAAAATCAAAAGGTATATAAGCCAGTTGTGGAGAAGGAGAATAATTCTTATCCAGCTGAAAATAATCCTGATACTCCTCGGGTTctaagccaaaaaacaaaaccacaagttACACTGCAGGGTGGAGCAGCATTTTTTGTTAGCAGAAAAAAATTCTCTCAGAAATGCTCTCTGGAAGATAAGCCATCACTGGGAATCACACAAAACAATAAATCAGAAGCGAGTGAAGGTTCTGCCACAGAGGCTCTATGTGAAAGGAAGgcttttgtggaaaatcaagTGCCAAAGTGTCTGTCATTTGAGAAGAAATTGAATATTGAATTACCAAGTGCAAGaagtgaaaatgagaaattaataaag GGTTCATCAGGTGCAATAGTTTCTTCAAAGGAATATAAACTTGATAAAAATAACCATTTTCCTTCAGAGAATTCTGTGGAGAACAAGACAA TTTCTTCTGAGTCCATTGTCTATCCGATCTTTAGTGTGTCTACAATCAATACAAAAAG ATGTCTAGCTGACGAACAGTCTTCTATGGGTTCCATCACATGTCCTAACTTCCTGAAACAgacaaatattcagaaaaatatgaataatagagatacaaataaagaaacaaaagagcagCTCATCATT GACGCAGGTCAAAAGCATTTTGGCACTACTGTATGTAAGTCTTGTGGCATGATCTATACTGCTTCCAATCCTGAAGATGAAATGCAGCATGTCCAGCATCATCAGAGATTTCTGGAGGGAATCAAATATGTG AGCTGGAAAAAAGAACGGGTAGTAGCAGAGTTTTGGGATGGGAAGATTGTGTTGGTGCTGCCACGTGACCCAAGTTATGCTCTCAGAAAG GTAGAAGATGTTCAGGAACTTGTTGATCATGAATTGGGCTTCCAGAAAGTTGTTCCCAAATGTCCTAACAAAACCAAAACGTTTCTCTTCATATCTGATGAAAAGAGAGTAGTTGGGTGTTTAATTGCAGAGCCCATCAAACAG GCCTTCCGTGTCCTGTCTGAACCAAGTGGCTCAGAATCCTCGGGCTCTAAAGAATGTTCTAGAGCTTGGCAATGTTCAAATGTACCCGAACCTGCAATCTGTGGCATAAGTAGAATCTGGGTTTTcagattaaaaagaagaaagcgcATTGCAAGACGACTGGTAGATACTGTCAG GAATTGCTTCATGTTTGGCTGTTTTCTCAGCACTAATGAAATAGCATTTTCTGATCCAACACCAGATGGCAAGTTATTTGCAACCAAGTACTGCAATACCCCTAATTTCCTTGTATACAATTACAATGGCTAA
- the Esco2 gene encoding N-acetyltransferase ESCO2 isoform X2: protein MTEKMQGKPVFTKKRNKKPQKSLTAKYQPSYKHIKPVSRGSKTSKQNQKVYKPVVEKENNSYPAENNPDTPRVLSQKTKPQVTLQGGAAFFVSRKKFSQKCSLEDKPSLGITQNNKSEASEGSATEALCERKAFVENQVPKCLSFEKKLNIELPSARSENEKLIKGSSGAIVSSKEYKLDKNNHFPSENSVENKTISSESIVYPIFSVSTINTKRCLADEQSSMGSITCPNFLKQTNIQKNMNNRDTNKETKEQLIIDAGQKHFGTTVCKSCGMIYTASNPEDEMQHVQHHQRFLEGIKYVSWKKERVVAEFWDGKIVLVLPRDPSYALRKVEDVQELVDHELGFQKVVPKCPNKTKTFLFISDEKRVVGCLIAEPIKQAFRVLSEPSGSESSGSKECSRAWQCSNVPEPAICGISRIWVFRLKRRKRIARRLVDTVRNCFMFGCFLSTNEIAFSDPTPDGKLFATKYCNTPNFLVYNYNG from the exons ATGACAG AAAAAATGCAGGGAAAACCAGTCTTTACCAAGAAGAGGAACAAAAAACCACAGAAGAGTCTGACTGCTAAGTATCAACCAAGTTATAAGCACATCAAGCCTGTATCGAGAGGTTCTAAAACTTCCAAGCAAAATCAAAAGGTATATAAGCCAGTTGTGGAGAAGGAGAATAATTCTTATCCAGCTGAAAATAATCCTGATACTCCTCGGGTTctaagccaaaaaacaaaaccacaagttACACTGCAGGGTGGAGCAGCATTTTTTGTTAGCAGAAAAAAATTCTCTCAGAAATGCTCTCTGGAAGATAAGCCATCACTGGGAATCACACAAAACAATAAATCAGAAGCGAGTGAAGGTTCTGCCACAGAGGCTCTATGTGAAAGGAAGgcttttgtggaaaatcaagTGCCAAAGTGTCTGTCATTTGAGAAGAAATTGAATATTGAATTACCAAGTGCAAGaagtgaaaatgagaaattaataaag GGTTCATCAGGTGCAATAGTTTCTTCAAAGGAATATAAACTTGATAAAAATAACCATTTTCCTTCAGAGAATTCTGTGGAGAACAAGACAA TTTCTTCTGAGTCCATTGTCTATCCGATCTTTAGTGTGTCTACAATCAATACAAAAAG ATGTCTAGCTGACGAACAGTCTTCTATGGGTTCCATCACATGTCCTAACTTCCTGAAACAgacaaatattcagaaaaatatgaataatagagatacaaataaagaaacaaaagagcagCTCATCATT GACGCAGGTCAAAAGCATTTTGGCACTACTGTATGTAAGTCTTGTGGCATGATCTATACTGCTTCCAATCCTGAAGATGAAATGCAGCATGTCCAGCATCATCAGAGATTTCTGGAGGGAATCAAATATGTG AGCTGGAAAAAAGAACGGGTAGTAGCAGAGTTTTGGGATGGGAAGATTGTGTTGGTGCTGCCACGTGACCCAAGTTATGCTCTCAGAAAG GTAGAAGATGTTCAGGAACTTGTTGATCATGAATTGGGCTTCCAGAAAGTTGTTCCCAAATGTCCTAACAAAACCAAAACGTTTCTCTTCATATCTGATGAAAAGAGAGTAGTTGGGTGTTTAATTGCAGAGCCCATCAAACAG GCCTTCCGTGTCCTGTCTGAACCAAGTGGCTCAGAATCCTCGGGCTCTAAAGAATGTTCTAGAGCTTGGCAATGTTCAAATGTACCCGAACCTGCAATCTGTGGCATAAGTAGAATCTGGGTTTTcagattaaaaagaagaaagcgcATTGCAAGACGACTGGTAGATACTGTCAG GAATTGCTTCATGTTTGGCTGTTTTCTCAGCACTAATGAAATAGCATTTTCTGATCCAACACCAGATGGCAAGTTATTTGCAACCAAGTACTGCAATACCCCTAATTTCCTTGTATACAATTACAATGGCTAA